ATAGTTTGGGGAATCTCGGGACGTAAGGTCCAGGTCTCGAAAAGGGGGAAGGACGCATGGCAAAAAGCCAATTCGTTCTCAGTGTTGGTGACGATAACGTCGTCCTAACGAGAATAGTAAATAAGAAGGTCGTCAACGCGTGGCTGGCATCGCCAGATCCACAGCTTGCCCATGAAGAATTAGGCGAGGCCTTCGCCGAAGACAAAAAAGCGCCTGTTTCGGTTTTATTCGATACGCTCGATCAGTCTCGGGAAGAAGAAGAAATACCGAAGGTCAGTGTGCTTGACCGCAGAAAGGTTTTGGCGCGCCACATTAATATGGCGTTTCCAGGCAACAATCTTCGCGGCGCCAGGTTGATTGGGGACGGCAATAAACCGCGCACGCTTCGTTACGAATTTGCGTCTGTTCCTTTAGATGGGCGCGTTCCGGGTTGGGTGGATTTTGTCGAAAGCCTGCCGAATGAAACCCGTGGATTCTTTGCCATTGCATCTGAGAATGTCGATATTGTGCAATCGCTCATGCCAGATGACATTCCTGACGTTGAAGAGGGCAATCACTGGCGGCAGATTATTGGCGTAAACGCCACCGGCGGTTTCCGTCAGATAATCGAAAAAAACGGCGATCTCTGTTTGACCCGTCTCACGGCCGCGCCGCCACCGGAAACGCCACCGGAAGAGTTTGCGGACATGATCTTCCGCGATTTTCAGGCAACGGTTACCTACATTAAGCGCCTTGGGTATGTTGCAAGTGACACGCTAGATCTCGTTATTTTAACGGCACCGGATCATCGCGAGGCTATGGCCAATATTGATTGGAATGTGGCCCGTACGGTGACGATGAAAACACCGCATGAAGCGGCTGAGCAACTTGGCTTGGGATCTATTGGCCGGGAAGATCAACCCTTCTGTGATGTTCTGCATGCGGCCTGGTTTGCCTCAAAACGTGCGCCCGCTTTACCGCTGACCCGATCGGTTGCACTGGGAGATTCAAAAGATGACCTGCGCGATCTAGCCTACTTGGTTGCACCGTACGCGGCTGCTGCGAGCGTTGTTGGCTGTTTAGGGTGGATCGGCTGGACGCTGTACCAGACCTCAACTATTCAGTCAGATAGTGCCCGTCTCCAGTCTGAACTAAGTTCAGCTAAGACGGTGTTAGCCCAGGAAGAGGCCAAGCTGACAACGTTGCCCTATGACGCTGCAAACATGCGCAATGTCTTCGATGTACTCGACTCAATGAATGCAGGTGAGATTGACCTGACGCCTGTTCTGAATGGATTATTTACCTCACTCGATAGCGATGCGGTCGTCCTGGAACTGGTATTTTCTACTCAGAGCGACGCGCGCACCACGTCTGTATATACTGTCGATGTGCGTATGAAGCTTGATGACCTTATTACCACTGCGGATGAAGCTGTTCAGGTGGCCTCTGCGATAGAGACCCGATTAAAAGAAAACTTTGTTGAGGGGTTCCAAGTGGAGATGACTGTTGAGCCCGTCGCGGCACAGTCAGAAGAGGGTTTGTCTGGCGGTCTGTTCGAAGCAGAGGCATCAGCCGGTGCGACTCAAGGAGGTCGTGTGGATGAGGCATTCTATACTGAATTTCGAATTGCGAGGGTTGGACAATGAAATGGTCTGAAATTCCGATACCCGTCCTCGTTTCTAGCGGTATCATTGTATTTTTTCTGGTGGTCTTTGTTGGCTCCTTTCCGTTTCTCACCAGTAACTTAGAAGAAGCGCAGTCAGACAATCGGCGTCTGCAAAACGATCTGAGGTCAACGCAGGCCGCCATATCACGTGCTCAAGACGATTACACATTTGTGGTTGAAAATGAGCGCCGATTCGAAGAGGCAATGGCCAGTGATGAGATTGTTCCTCACACGCGCCGTGCGGCAGCACGTCAAATGCAGACGGTTGCCTTGGAAAATGGACTGACGGCGCTCAATTATAACTTTGCCGTTGCCGGCGGAAATCGTGGACGCAATGAGTCTTCTGCGAGTGCGACAGATGGCTACACCCTGCACGTTGAAGATATAGATCTTGATGTTGGCGCGCCGCTGGATCGCCCCATTTATGCTTTTATTGAAGATCTTGTGCGTAGCATCCCAGGAACTGCCATTATTAAAGAGTTCGAAGTCCGGCGTGCCGAGAACATTTCAACAGATATGTTAAATCGCGTGGCACAGGGAGAAAATTCAGGAATTGTCTCCGGGACCATGCAGTTTTCTTGGCGCACAGCACAGGCCAATAAAAAGGAAGATCAATGACTATTTTTGATCCTAACCGTAGGTTAGCGCGCGCGGGTCTTCTGGCGCTGGGACTAACACTTGCGTGTAGCCCGAGTTTTTCCCAGCAGACTGCGGACAGTCCAGATGAAACTCTGTCCGAAGCTGAAAACAGTGTTTTCGGTGCCTCAACTGTTCCCGATACGTTGATGTTCACAATTGATGAGCTGAATGAAATCCAAAGCCGTATTGCGGGCGGGGGCGTTACTGAAGAAGTGATCCGCACGGAAGCGATTGAGCAGGCAAATTTATTCCTGTCCTCAATTCTCTATTTTGGGCCGCGAGAATGGACGATTTGGGTCAATGGCTTGCCTATTGGCCCGGGTGAAGAGGTCGACTCCTTTGAAGTGGTAGATATCGATTCTTCTCACGTTGAGATGATCGTGCCGCTCAGTGCGACGGGTATGAGGCCTGTCCGCTTGGAGCCCAATCAAACCTTTATCAGTCAAACTGGACTTGTCTTAGAAGGGCAATGGGATTGACATCTGACAGTCTGTCGCCGCTGAGCGTTTCTCGAGTTTCTGCGTCCTACGGTAAAACACAAATCCTGACGGATATCAGCTTTCAGCTGAAAGCAGGCGAGGTCTTTGGGCTTATTGGTTTGAATGGCGCGGGGAAGACGACTCTTATTAGGTCGATTCTTTCGCTAGGCCAGTCTATCGGTGACGTTGAGTTCTTTGGTCAACCGAACCACGTTGCGTCTTCTCGCCGGAAAATGATCTATCTGCCAGAGAAATTTATGCCAGCGCCACAGTTGAACGGCTGGGAGCACCTGTCTTTGGTGCTGCGCTATTTCAACCAGCAAGTTGACCGTGACCGCGCCAAACACATCTCAGAAGGGCTGGGGTTTGATACAGCCGCCTTAAACCGCCGCGTACGAACCTATTCAAAGGGCATGGGACAGAAGCTTGGGCTGATCGGTGTTATTCTTGCTGATGTGCCGTTGATGATTCTGGATGAACCGATGAGCGGTCTCGATCCGAGATCCCGTGTTCTTCTGAAAGACCGCCTTCTTGAGGCGCGTGCGCAAGGTCGTACCGTGTTCTTCAGTTCTCACATTCTTGCAGACATTGAAGAAATTTGTGACCGGATTGGTATCATCCACGGGGGGCAGCTTATCTTTTTAGGCTCCCCCGTTGATTTTGTGACGCAATCAGATGCCACAAACCTTGAGCGGGCATTTTTGTCTGCCATTGATAAAAGCGAGGCGGCTGAGACCGGAAAGCCTCAAGCCGCCTGATTTTTTAGAGGATATCTTTGCGTCGCCTATAAAGAAAGTTTGGACGTATCGACGTCTTTCAGTCCGCCGCCCTCTCCTCCTGAAACTTGGGCCTGCTTCATCTGCAGTTTCAAATCACCTGCGTTGTCGGCTTCGCCAATAGCTGTTTCTTCTGAAATCTCACCGGCTTTCCAAAGCCTGAGAAGGGCCTGATCAAACGTTTGCATACCGTTGTGCTCGTTCTCAGCCATGATCTTTTTAAGCTCTTTGACTTCGCCCTTGCTGATTAGCTCTTTGATGTAGCCTTGGTTCAAAAGAATCTCCAGCGCGGCAGATCGACCACCAGAAATCTTTCTGATTAGCCGCTGTGAAATAATGCCCTTCAGGTTCAAGGAAAGATTCAACAACACCTGATGGTGCATTTCTTGTGGGAAGAAGTTCACCACCCGCTCAATAGCTTGGTTGGCGTTGTTGGCATGGAGGGTGGCCATGGCCAGATGGCCCGTCTCGGCAATATTGAGAGCATGTTCCATTGTTGTCATGTCGCGAATTTCACCGATGAGAATCACATCGGGATGCTGACGTAATGTGTTTTTGAGCGCGATATCAAACGAGTCCGTATCAACGCCAACCTCGCGTTGCGTAATCAGGCATTGCTTGTGCTCATGCACAAACTCCACGGGATCTTCGATGGTGATAATATGACCCGGTGCCGCTTCATTGCGGTGGCCGATCATTGAGGCGAGAGTTGTAGATTTACCCGAGCCCGTGCCACCGACCACAAAAATCAGGCCCCGCTTTTCCATGACAAGATCACCTAGAAGGCTGGGTAGTTTTAGATCGGCCAGCTTCGGAATTTCAGTCCGGATAATACGGGCGACAATGCCTGGCATTTGCCGTTGTCTGAACAGATTAAGACGGAAGCGGCCAACGCCATCCATGACCAGCGCCATATTAAACTCACCGGTCTCGTCAAATTCCGCTTTTTGTTTTTCGCTTAGGAACGATGAGATAATGCGGTCAACGTCGTCGGCTGATAGCGTTTCCCCCACGCTCTTAAAGCCATCGTCCCCGCGCAACATGGCGGGCGAATGAGCCGTGACGTAAAGGTCAGACCCACCAGGTCCGGCCAATTCTTTCAACCAACCCTCAAATTGAGCATCCGCCATGATTGTGTTCCCCTTCAGATAGAGAAGACCCTCTTGCGGGGTGCTTTCTCCGAAAATTGTGAATTAGAAGTTCCGTCTTAGAAAAATGATTTAGATTTTTTCGGTGCGGCTTCAGCGGCAGGGGGGGGCGTTGCGGGCGCTGCGGGCTTCGGTGCTGCTGGTTGTACAGCTAAAGCATCAGCGTCGTCATCGCTCGTCATAGCAACAACATCAGCGGCATCCTCTTCGCCAATTATCCCTTGCTCTGTCAATTGCTTCAACGCTTCATCCATGGTCTGCATGCCATAGCGTTGCCCCACTTGAATCATTGAATAAATCTGGGGAATCTTCGCTTCACGGATCAGGTTTCGTACAGCCGAGGTGCCAACCATAATCTCGTGCGCAGCCACACGACCGCCACCTTTTTTCTTCAGCAGCACTTGGCTGATCACAGCCTGGAGTGATCCGGCGATCATCGCCCGCACCATCCCTTGCTCACCGGCGGGGAACACGTCGATAATTCTATCGACCGTCTTTGCGGCTGAACTGGTATGCAGCGTGCCCATCACAAGGTGGCCGGTCTCAGCGGCTGTCAGGGCTAGAGAAATGGTTTCATGGTCGCGCATTTCGCCCACAAGGATGACGTCAGGATCCTCACGCAGTGCGCTTTTAAGCGCCCGTGCGAAAGAGTTTGTATGGCGTCCGACTTCACGGTGGTTGATCAAGGCATTCTTCGAGGAATGAACGAACTCAACCGGATCTTCGATGGTCAGAATATGCCGGTCCGTATTGGCATTCATGTAATCAATCATGGCGGCCATGGTGGTTGATTTGCCTGAGCCCGTTGGTCCGGTCACCAGCACCATGCCGCGTTCGGTTTCTGCGAAACGCTTAAAGATTTCCGGGGCGTTCAAGTCTTCCAAAGACGGAATTTTTGTTGGGATCTCGCGAAACGCCGCCGCTGCTCCGGTTGTTGTGTTGTAAGCGTTGACGCGAAACCGGGATTCTTCACCATAGGCAATGGCAAAATCGATTTCTTTTTCTGACTCAAAGTCCGAGCGCTGCTCCTCGGTCATGATCGAGTACAGCATGTTTTTAACGGTGTCAGGGTCGAGCTCGCCGGTTTTGATCGGCTTAAGCCCGCCGTCAATGCGCACCATAGGTTGTTTTGCGGAGACCAAATGCAGGTCAGAAGCTTTGTTTTTCTGGGCAAAGGCCAGGAGTTCAGTAATTTCCATGGAAGGGCTCCCCTTGGTGTCTTCTTAATGGTGTCTTTTAAATCAAGTGCCAGCTAGATGTATCACTACTTAGGTGCGCCACCAGTTATCTGCAAAAACACGTTGTGGCGGATCACGATGTTGGTTCGGTTACGTCTGTATGGATGGCCTACATTTGGGCGCGTAAATACCGCGCCCGTGCCCGCACGCCGTCCACTGACGTTTCAATAAAGATCGGCTGAAGCTCAAACAGCCGGATGAATTCACCATAATAAGCGACGGCCTGTGTTGGCCTGTTCAGGCGGTCAGCCAAAACGCCAGCGTTGAGGTGATACAAGGCAATGTCCGGTGCGCGCTGAATGGCGGCCCCCATGTAGGATAAGGCTGAGTCGTCTTGTCCCATCTTGCCTTTTAGGTCGGCCAGCATGGCCAGCACCGCAGGCTGATCAACACCGGAATTCGCCAAGAGTTCCAGACGGGCTGTTGCATCACCGATGGGCATGGCAGCGGTTGACTCCAGCACCCGTGTTAAAATGGCCGCGTTTTCTGGCTCGTTGATCAGAAATTGATCATACGCCGCTTCCGATTCTGGCATCCGCCCCAGGCGTTCGCTGGTCATGGCAATGCCGAGCAAGGCCAAGCGGTCATTTTCTTTATCTTTTAAGATCGCCTGGTATTTTTTCAGCGCTTCCGGGTAGCGTCCGGCTGCAAAATCCTTAACTGCGCGGTGGTAAGGCGTGTCTGTGTCTTCCGCCAAAACCGCATTCATGATCAGGCGGCGGGCATCGTCGCGCCAGGTGGTCAGAACTTTGTCGCGATAATCGGCCCGGCGTCCGTCTTCCGAGCTGTGATAGCGCTCGACGGCTTTCGGCCAGGATCCTTGCAGGCGATGCAACTGACGCAGGTAAGACGCGCCGTAGGCGACATTACTGGCTGGTTCAAAAGCATCTTCGAGGGAAGCAAAGGCGTCCGGGTGGTAGCGCAGATTCACCTGCATACAGCCCACGTCGATGCTGCGCAGGCCGTCTTCAATCAAGGCCCGCGTTGCGGCAACGGCTTCTTCCTTGCTGTCAAAATATTGCCCTTCGCCTGCGGCATTAATGGTCCATGGCCAGGCGACGCGGGTTCCGTTTTGACCAACACCGCGGCCAGATTCAACCAGGGAAATCGCAGCCAGTAAGCCCTGTGGAATGCGTTGCAGGCGTTCATTGGCTTGCACATAGCGTTGGCACACCGCCGCATCTGCTGCTGAGCCCCCAGCCGAACCCATGGATTGCGCCGCCACCGGCGCTGCCGACACGGCGGCCAAGGCGCAGGTTGCGGCCCCGGCAAGTGCCGCTAGCATATTGATTTTACGTGATAAAACGCGCTTGCCCATGCAGGCTGTCCCCCGTCAGCTCAGGCGTTGTGGATCCCTATGTTGGAATCTCTCACCGAGCCTAAATGCCCCAAAATCTAGGCCCTAGAGTGCCGCCAAATGAGGCAGAAGGCAAGGGAAAGGCTGAGGGGGATAGGCTCTCAAGCCGGATGAATATCAGGGGTTCCCGCATACGCCTGAACCGCATTGTTGAACGATAATCGGCGCAGATTTCCAACGCAAAATATCGTCAAAGTAAGTGTTTCCATCAATGTCTACAGGACTGTCTTGAACGAAACCATCTGTTGCTCCGTCTGAATTTTCGTCTTGATCGGCAGAGTTATAGCGATCTGTGCGCAAGGCACCGCTTTGAGAAGCCCTAGCATCGCTGCCATCTTGGCCAAAACTAAATAAAACGTAGGCAGCTACGCCTGTTACATTGTCTGATGGGTCTGATGCATCTGCAATGTTACCAACATCAAGTGTGCCAGCTGGATAGGTTGTGCCGGATCGATCCATACTATCGGCGAGATCAAGACCAGTTGTAACCCCGTAATAGAGCCTATTACCCCAAGCATCTATAGCGTCTGCTTCTGACAATCCGAGGGTAACCCAAGGAACGACGTTCTGGCCGCTATCAGCTCGACATGATGCTCCACCAGCATCGTCGGAGCACTGACTGATGTAAAATGCACCTGTATTTGTTTCCGAGCGACCGTCATTCCCGCTGCCAGTTACAAGAGAACCATCAGCAGGGCAGGGTAGACAGCTATGTTGAATTGTATACAGAAGTATTGCGTCTTCGACTTTTGTGAGTGTGTTTTCGGTTTCAGTCCGTTTTGCGTTCTGCAGCACCGGCCCAAGTGCCACCAATCCGCCGGACAGCAGCAACCCAATCACCACCAGCACGATGGAAATTTCAATCAGGGTAAATCCCCGCATTTGAGCCAAATATCCTTTGGACGCCATGTCCAGTTCCCCTTGTCGTCGCGCGGGATGCTACTATACAAAACCCCCGCAGCCCCCACATTCCGCACCTAACGCGAGAATGTCCGTCGTTCTTATAATATCTAACGGCTGAAACGTTAATTTCGTTTAAATTCAAACCGCAGTTTCGTCGATTCAGCTCCTTCACGCAAGGATTAGCATATGCTTAGGGGCTTTGAGCACTGATTCTGCGCGGGTATCTGCGGAACAATGAGGCGCACGGGCCTGCCTGTGCTAATAAGCGCTTATGTGGATCGATGTCGTTGATCTGAGAGACTTTTACGCTGCGCCGTTGGGTCGTCTGGCCCGCCGCGTGCTGCGGCGGCGTGTGCGCGATATATGGCCCGATGTTACCGGGCAGCGTGTGCTCGGTATTGGTTTTGCCACGCCCGTTTTGTCGCAATTTGATGAGGAAGCCGAGCGCGTGGTCGCCGTCATGCCCCCGTCCCAAGGGGTTATGCACTGGCCGGTTCAGGGCCCTGGGCGGGTCACGCTGGCGGATGATGACGCACTGCCGTTTCCGGATCGCATGTTTGATCGCATTGTGTTGGTGCATGCCCTTGAGGGCAGCGCGCATTTTCGCGATTTGCTACGCGAATGTTGGCGGGTTCTGGCCGATGGCGGAAAACTCTTGGTTATCGTGCCCAATCGGCGCGGCTTGTGGGCGCGCATCGAGCGCTCTCCCTTTGCCCATGGCCGGCCGTATTCGATGACTCAACTCAGCCGCACCTTGCGTGATGCCTTGTTTGCGCCGGTTGTCAAAACCACGGCGCTGTTTTTCCCACCGGTGTGGTGGCCGCTGTTTACGTCTTGGACTTTGGGGGTCGAGCGTATTGGCCGCCGCTTGTTTCCAACCATTGCCGGCGTAAATATTGTCGAAGCCACAAAGCAGATTTACGCAGCGCCCACCGAAGCGGCTGGCGCCCGCAGGTTGCGTGATTACATTCTGGTGCCCAGCGGCGCGTCTCCAGCAGGGGCGGCCTCTCGTTCTAAAGTTTCGCGTTCTCAAAGGGTGTTGAACCAATCGATCACGCGTGACGGCGGTTTTACTTAGCGGCGCAAAACAAAAATGGCCTGCTCGCTCAGTAAGTTGGCCATCGGACCCGTGGCGTCAAAGCTTTGCCGCTTGCCTTGGCCGTCCAGCGCAAACCCGGCTTCAATGGTCATCCCTAAGTCTTTCACCAACGCCAGAAAATCTTTGATGGTGCAGAGGTGAATATTGTCGGTGTCGTACCAGGTTTCCGGCAATGTGGGCGTGTTCGGCATGCGTCCCTTAAGCAGGAGGGCCAGTCTCACCCGCCAATGGCCAAAATTAGGAAAAGACACCACGGCGTGGGTGCCCAACCGCAAGAGCGCTTCCAGCACTTCTTTGGGATTGCGGGTGGCCTGCAAGGTCTGACTTAAGATCACGTAATCAAACGCATCGGCGGGGTAGTGTTTCAGATCTGTTTCCAAATCCCCCTGGACCACGGCTAAGCCCTGGCGTACGGCCCCGGTCACGCGGGCCATAGATAACTCCAGGCCGCGTCCATCCACCTCTTTGGTTTTGCGCAAGTATGACAGCAGCATGCCATCGCCGCAGCCCACATCCAGCACACGGCTGCCGGGTTTGATTTGGTCCGCCACCAATTGCAGGTCAATGCGAATGTTCTGTGGCACATTTTTTTGCGAGGTGTTTTGTGTTTGGGAGTCGGTCATGAACCTGCGTCCTCAACTTCATCCAAACCCACTGAGCGCGCGGCGCCATCCAAAAAGCCTTGCAGGGTGGCATGCAGTTCTGGTTCATCCAGCAGAAAGGCATCATGCCCTTTGTCAGACTCAACTTCGACAAAACTGACCTTCGCCGCGTTGGCATTTAAGGCATGCACAATCTCGCGGCTCTCTGATGTGGGGAACAGCCAATCCGAGCTGATCGACATGACGCAGAAGCGCACCGGGGTCTCTTTAAACGCATTGGCCAGATTGCCGTCATTTTCTTCGGCCAGATCGAAGTAATCCATCGCGCGTGTAATATAGAGATAGGAATTGGCATCAAACCGGTCCACAAAGGTCGAACCCTGGTGCCGCAGATAGCTCTCCACCTGAAAGTCAGCGTCAAAGCCATAGGTTAACTTTTCTCGGTCCTGAAGCCTGCGGCCAAACTTTCTCTGCAACGCGGGTTCCGACAGATAGGTGATGTGCGCCGCCATCCGGGCAACAGCCAGGCCCCGGTGTGGTGTTGTGCCTTCCTCCAGGTAATTACCTTGCCGCCAATCCGGGTCGGCCATAATGGCTTGCCGCCCCACTTCGTCGAACGCGATGTTTTGGGCGGAATGTCTGTAAGACCCGGCAATGGGAATAGCGGACACAACGCGCTCCGGGAATCGGTGTGCCCATTCCAGGGTTTGCAATGCGCCCATGGAGCCGCCGATCACGCAGAATATTTTCCCGACACCCAGTTGATCCAGCAGCCGGGCTTGGGCCTGGACCATGTCGCGAATGGTGATGACGGGGAACCGCAGCCCATAGGGCCGCCCAGTGTCCGGATTGATCTCTTTCGGGCCGGTTGACCCTAAGCACCCCCCCAGCACATTGGTCGCCACGACAAAATAGCGGTCTGTGTCAATCACCAGGCCAGGGCCCACCAAATGGCTCCACCAGCCCGGGCGTCCGCTTAACGGGTTGATGCCGGATACAAATTGATCACCGGTCAAGGCGTGACAAATCAGAATGGCGTTCGACTTGTCAGCATTTAATGTGCCGTAGGTCTGGTATGCGATTTGGACCGGTGCCAGAGAGACGCCAGATTGCAGCACAAGCGGGCCTTCCAGGGTCATCCTGGGAGCCAGAATATCTTCTGAGCCAGCTTGGGCGGTGTCTTTACCAATCACGAGTCAGGTATCCAATGGTGCATGTTATGTGTCGCGGATGTGTTGCTGAAACAGGCAAAACAGCCTTAAGCGACTGCTCTGTCAATGTTTTCTTTGATTTCCCTTTGATTTCACATGGTCATGCAACTAAGACTGAGCCGTTTTTTGGCCACCTTTGAAACGGATTAGGCATCATGGCGCTTCCTCAGCCCCGCGCCGGACTCATGGACATTCCGCTCTATGAGGGCGGCAAGTCGAGCCTCTCGGGGCGTGATCGGGTGATTAAACTGTCGTCGAACGAATGCGCGCTGGGGCCAAGCCCTGCCGCGCTCATTGCCTATGAAGCGGTGGCGTCTAAATTGACGCGCTACCCGGATGGCCATGCCAACGATCTTAAAACGGCGATTTCCGATGTGCATGCGTTGTCCGCAGACCGGTTGATTTGCGGTGCAGGGTCCGACGAACTCCTGGGGTTAGTGTGCCGCGCTTATGCGGGTCCGGGTGATGAGGTCATTCATACCGAACACGGCTTCCTGATGTACGACATCTACACGCGCAGTGTGGGAGCGACGCCGGTGGTGGTGCCTGAGACCGACCTGACAGCCGATGTGGATGCCATCTTGGATGCGGTGGCGGGGGCGACCCGCATTGTCTTTCTCGCCAATCCCAACAACCCGACTGGAACCGTTTTGCCGTCATCTGAAATCGCACGTCTCAGAGAGTCGTTGCGGGAAGATATCGTGCTGGTGATTGATGGCGCCTACGCCGAGTTTATGGACCCCGCTAAGTATGACGGCGGGCGCGCTCTGGCTGAGCAGACAGAAAACACGGTGATGACGCGCACGTTTTCTAAAATATACGGTTTGGCGAACTTGCGTGTTGGCTGGGCCTTTGCGGCCCGGTCAATTATTGAAGCGCTGGAGCGCATACGCAGTCCGTTTAACATCAACGGCGCGGCGCTCGCGGCGGCGGCAGCAGCTATGCGCGATGTTGATCACACCCTGCAGGCTCAGCAGCACAATACGAAAATGATGGGGGTTGCCGTGCAGCGTTTGCGCGGGCTGGGCTTGGATATCACAGGTGAATCCGGCAACTTCGTGCTGCCTAAATTCCCGCATGTGCCCGGTAAAACCGCTGCAGAGGCGGATGCCTTTTTGCAGGGCCAGGGCATTATCGTGCGCCGAGTCGAGAATTACGGTCTGCCAGATCATCTGCGCATTACCCTGGGCACGAACGAAGAAGTTGATGCCGTTCTGTCGGCCTTGACCCGCTTTATGGGAGGCCACGATGACTGATCTCAAAACAGACGCACTGTTTGAAAAAGCCGCCTTTATTGGCATTGGTCTGATTGGGTCCAGCATG
This genomic stretch from Rhodospirillaceae bacterium harbors:
- the hisC gene encoding histidinol-phosphate transaminase; this translates as MALPQPRAGLMDIPLYEGGKSSLSGRDRVIKLSSNECALGPSPAALIAYEAVASKLTRYPDGHANDLKTAISDVHALSADRLICGAGSDELLGLVCRAYAGPGDEVIHTEHGFLMYDIYTRSVGATPVVVPETDLTADVDAILDAVAGATRIVFLANPNNPTGTVLPSSEIARLRESLREDIVLVIDGAYAEFMDPAKYDGGRALAEQTENTVMTRTFSKIYGLANLRVGWAFAARSIIEALERIRSPFNINGAALAAAAAAMRDVDHTLQAQQHNTKMMGVAVQRLRGLGLDITGESGNFVLPKFPHVPGKTAAEADAFLQGQGIIVRRVENYGLPDHLRITLGTNEEVDAVLSALTRFMGGHDD
- a CDS encoding type II secretion system protein, which gives rise to MASKGYLAQMRGFTLIEISIVLVVIGLLLSGGLVALGPVLQNAKRTETENTLTKVEDAILLYTIQHSCLPCPADGSLVTGSGNDGRSETNTGAFYISQCSDDAGGASCRADSGQNVVPWVTLGLSEADAIDAWGNRLYYGVTTGLDLADSMDRSGTTYPAGTLDVGNIADASDPSDNVTGVAAYVLFSFGQDGSDARASQSGALRTDRYNSADQDENSDGATDGFVQDSPVDIDGNTYFDDILRWKSAPIIVQQCGSGVCGNP
- a CDS encoding type IV pilus twitching motility protein PilT — protein: MEITELLAFAQKNKASDLHLVSAKQPMVRIDGGLKPIKTGELDPDTVKNMLYSIMTEEQRSDFESEKEIDFAIAYGEESRFRVNAYNTTTGAAAAFREIPTKIPSLEDLNAPEIFKRFAETERGMVLVTGPTGSGKSTTMAAMIDYMNANTDRHILTIEDPVEFVHSSKNALINHREVGRHTNSFARALKSALREDPDVILVGEMRDHETISLALTAAETGHLVMGTLHTSSAAKTVDRIIDVFPAGEQGMVRAMIAGSLQAVISQVLLKKKGGGRVAAHEIMVGTSAVRNLIREAKIPQIYSMIQVGQRYGMQTMDEALKQLTEQGIIGEEDAADVVAMTSDDDADALAVQPAAPKPAAPATPPPAAEAAPKKSKSFF
- a CDS encoding methyltransferase domain-containing protein is translated as MWIDVVDLRDFYAAPLGRLARRVLRRRVRDIWPDVTGQRVLGIGFATPVLSQFDEEAERVVAVMPPSQGVMHWPVQGPGRVTLADDDALPFPDRMFDRIVLVHALEGSAHFRDLLRECWRVLADGGKLLVIVPNRRGLWARIERSPFAHGRPYSMTQLSRTLRDALFAPVVKTTALFFPPVWWPLFTSWTLGVERIGRRLFPTIAGVNIVEATKQIYAAPTEAAGARRLRDYILVPSGASPAGAASRSKVSRSQRVLNQSITRDGGFT
- a CDS encoding PilT/PilU family type 4a pilus ATPase, which codes for MADAQFEGWLKELAGPGGSDLYVTAHSPAMLRGDDGFKSVGETLSADDVDRIISSFLSEKQKAEFDETGEFNMALVMDGVGRFRLNLFRQRQMPGIVARIIRTEIPKLADLKLPSLLGDLVMEKRGLIFVVGGTGSGKSTTLASMIGHRNEAAPGHIITIEDPVEFVHEHKQCLITQREVGVDTDSFDIALKNTLRQHPDVILIGEIRDMTTMEHALNIAETGHLAMATLHANNANQAIERVVNFFPQEMHHQVLLNLSLNLKGIISQRLIRKISGGRSAALEILLNQGYIKELISKGEVKELKKIMAENEHNGMQTFDQALLRLWKAGEISEETAIGEADNAGDLKLQMKQAQVSGGEGGGLKDVDTSKLSL
- the metW gene encoding methionine biosynthesis protein MetW; translated protein: MTDSQTQNTSQKNVPQNIRIDLQLVADQIKPGSRVLDVGCGDGMLLSYLRKTKEVDGRGLELSMARVTGAVRQGLAVVQGDLETDLKHYPADAFDYVILSQTLQATRNPKEVLEALLRLGTHAVVSFPNFGHWRVRLALLLKGRMPNTPTLPETWYDTDNIHLCTIKDFLALVKDLGMTIEAGFALDGQGKRQSFDATGPMANLLSEQAIFVLRR
- a CDS encoding homoserine O-acetyltransferase encodes the protein MTLEGPLVLQSGVSLAPVQIAYQTYGTLNADKSNAILICHALTGDQFVSGINPLSGRPGWWSHLVGPGLVIDTDRYFVVATNVLGGCLGSTGPKEINPDTGRPYGLRFPVITIRDMVQAQARLLDQLGVGKIFCVIGGSMGALQTLEWAHRFPERVVSAIPIAGSYRHSAQNIAFDEVGRQAIMADPDWRQGNYLEEGTTPHRGLAVARMAAHITYLSEPALQRKFGRRLQDREKLTYGFDADFQVESYLRHQGSTFVDRFDANSYLYITRAMDYFDLAEENDGNLANAFKETPVRFCVMSISSDWLFPTSESREIVHALNANAAKVSFVEVESDKGHDAFLLDEPELHATLQGFLDGAARSVGLDEVEDAGS
- a CDS encoding ABC transporter ATP-binding protein, which codes for MGLTSDSLSPLSVSRVSASYGKTQILTDISFQLKAGEVFGLIGLNGAGKTTLIRSILSLGQSIGDVEFFGQPNHVASSRRKMIYLPEKFMPAPQLNGWEHLSLVLRYFNQQVDRDRAKHISEGLGFDTAALNRRVRTYSKGMGQKLGLIGVILADVPLMILDEPMSGLDPRSRVLLKDRLLEARAQGRTVFFSSHILADIEEICDRIGIIHGGQLIFLGSPVDFVTQSDATNLERAFLSAIDKSEAAETGKPQAA
- a CDS encoding transglycosylase SLT domain-containing protein, which codes for MGKRVLSRKINMLAALAGAATCALAAVSAAPVAAQSMGSAGGSAADAAVCQRYVQANERLQRIPQGLLAAISLVESGRGVGQNGTRVAWPWTINAAGEGQYFDSKEEAVAATRALIEDGLRSIDVGCMQVNLRYHPDAFASLEDAFEPASNVAYGASYLRQLHRLQGSWPKAVERYHSSEDGRRADYRDKVLTTWRDDARRLIMNAVLAEDTDTPYHRAVKDFAAGRYPEALKKYQAILKDKENDRLALLGIAMTSERLGRMPESEAAYDQFLINEPENAAILTRVLESTAAMPIGDATARLELLANSGVDQPAVLAMLADLKGKMGQDDSALSYMGAAIQRAPDIALYHLNAGVLADRLNRPTQAVAYYGEFIRLFELQPIFIETSVDGVRARARYLRAQM